The following coding sequences lie in one Micromonospora sp. R77 genomic window:
- a CDS encoding SigB/SigF/SigG family RNA polymerase sigma factor, with protein sequence MITTTVAQTGTTDVSSTRVSAHESRATELITALSALPAGHPDRPALRNEVIEAWLPLANHLAFRYSGRGEPNGDLAQTAALGLIKAVDRFDASRGVDFAGFAIPTILGEIKRHFRDRTWNIRVPRRLQELRLKISEANSTLTQTLNRAPTVADIATHLDVTEEEVLEGLEGARAYNAVSLNTPIGDGESATELGDTLGSDDNEYELAELRVALGPALATLDEREQKILTLRFYGNLTQSEIAAQVGVSQMHVSRLLARALTKLRGQLADC encoded by the coding sequence ATGATCACCACGACCGTTGCGCAGACCGGCACCACCGACGTCAGCAGCACCCGGGTCTCGGCCCACGAGTCCCGGGCCACCGAGCTGATCACGGCGCTGTCCGCGCTGCCCGCCGGGCACCCGGACCGGCCGGCCCTGCGCAACGAGGTGATCGAGGCGTGGCTGCCGCTGGCCAACCACCTCGCCTTCCGCTACAGCGGGCGGGGTGAGCCCAACGGCGACCTGGCCCAGACCGCGGCGCTCGGCCTGATCAAGGCGGTGGACCGGTTCGACGCCTCCCGTGGCGTGGACTTCGCCGGCTTCGCCATCCCGACGATCCTCGGTGAGATCAAGCGGCACTTCCGCGACCGGACCTGGAACATCCGGGTGCCGCGCCGCCTGCAGGAGCTGCGCCTGAAGATCTCCGAGGCCAACAGCACCCTCACCCAGACGTTGAACCGGGCGCCCACCGTCGCCGACATCGCCACCCACCTCGACGTGACCGAGGAAGAGGTGCTGGAGGGCCTGGAAGGTGCCCGCGCCTACAACGCGGTCTCGCTGAACACCCCGATCGGCGACGGCGAGAGCGCCACCGAGCTCGGCGACACCCTCGGCAGCGACGACAACGAGTACGAGCTGGCCGAGCTGCGGGTCGCCCTCGGCCCGGCGCTGGCCACCCTGGACGAGCGCGAGCAGAAGATCCTCACCCTCCGCTTCTACGGCAACCTGACGCAGAGCGAGATCGCCGCCCAGGTCGGGGTCTCCCAGATGCACGTCTCCCGGTTGCTCGCCCGCGCGCTGACCAAGCTGCGCGGCCAGCTCGCCGACTGCTGA